The genomic interval AAATCTGACATTTTGAACACATTCTTTCTTAACTTTCTTTAAGAAGCATGActacacacaaaataataacgCGGTATGTCCATCATCATTAACTGTCAGTACTTAACTCTCAATGAAGCTCAATGAACACTCATAAAAATGTGAGTTCCTGGATTGAGCACCTGAACAACCAGGGTGAATCTGATTCAGAGAAGAAGTGACAAGGACAACTGTGTGTCCAACATTACAGAAACAGATGGCAGTGAGCGACATCAGTCTGTGAACTACCTGTGAATGTAATAGAGGATTGTGCATGCACTACATAACCTCTGGTTAATGATACCAATTAATGACTCCTCAAGCTAATTGTCTTTATCTGTGCTGCAGCTGGAGAACTACATACAGGACAGCATGAAGCAAGACATGGTCCAACTCCAACAGACTGCTGTACACAACCACACGGCTACGATGATTGAAATTGGAACCAACCTGCTGAGTCAAACCGCTGAGCAAACGAGGAAACTGACCAATGTGGAGGCCCAGGTGAGGCTGTGCAACAtgcagctttacacacacagaatgaTGTGAACTGAAGTTTACGTATAAGGAGGCGAGGCAACAAAATATAGTATTATGAAAAAGCAGTGCAAGTGTTTGTTAATgagatgaaaacatgaatatgCTTAACATTCTTTCCAATCGAAGAGGCCAAAGTGTGCTCAGCGATACACCGCATTAAATAATGTCAAAAAAATAAGCGAAGGGAAAAACAGGCATGACTGCGTCAGTTTATTATTGTGGCTACACGTCAATGACCTTATGTGAGCCAACTGTACAGCATTTCCTGTTATTAGCACATTCGTATTCCCACTGAAAGGGTCTATCAGTTTGTCACAATCAGACATCCGTCTGTTCAAAGGCATCAACAGCTCCACTGGAGACAGCTAGGATCCATGTAAACAACCTGCTTTTTGCTGAGTTCAGTTCCTAACTGGGAAATTAGAGGCACGGTCCCCAACCCCCAGAGTGTAGTTCAATACGTCTGTCTGTGAAAGTAGTGGGTTTTGAACGTTTCCCTTGTTCAGGTATGTCTGCTGTATTGGAATTCTTCCCCACTTTTTTCCATTTAGCAGTTTGTTCACTCTAGAGGGGCAAACTGAGCTTGTATTGAACTTGATCCACTAAGACAAAACTTAATATCAAAATTATATTTGACTAATtgcctgtctttcttttttctaactTGCTGCAAGTTGCATACTGTACTAAACATAAAAATTGAGAATTTAAAATGCAACGGcgtcatttcaaagtaaaatgtcAAACGCAGAACCCAACCAGTTTCCAGTTGTGAGTTAAACTTGGGACCATGCTGCGCACGGTTGTGGAGAAACAAATTGAACCATGGAGGATCTTAAGCCTTTTTTGAGGCtaaagtgaagtaaaaagtGCTAAACATCAGTCTGGAGCATTTAAAAATCTACCGATGGATGAATGGAGGGTTTTACAAAGTATCTCTTGGACAGAGCCCAACTTAACTGCTTCACcttgttcttttgtttgaagGTAATTCATCATTCAACTCGACTTGAGCGCCAACTGCTGGAAAATTCCTTGTCAACCAACAAATTGGAAAAACAACTGATTATCCAAACGAATGACATCAGCAAGCTGAATGACAAAAACAGCTTTCTGGAGAAAAAGGTGGatgagatggaggagcagaggcagGTGGAGCGGAAGATGCTCCGAGATGAAAAAGAGCAGCTTCAGGCTCTTATACTCAGGCAGACAGCCATCATCGGTGAgttggagctgcagctgctcaaAGTCTCCTCCAACAACACTGGACTGCAGCGTCAGCAGCAGGAGCTGCTGGACACCGTGAACAACCTCATTCACACCATCTCTGTCAGCTCAGCTCGAGGTGAGTCTGCACTTCAGCTCATCATAACCTCTTTCATGCACTCTTAAGTTTTAGGTGTATATTtgtaacacacaacacacttgGGAGCTACCATGACAATCACAGTCGGTTGTAGCCACTGAAATCAATGAAACGCCTACGCAAACTAATCCAATCAAAAGGCCCTGTAACAAATGCAACCTATGTTTCATTTGTTAagccgttgtgtgtgtgtttctgtgttattgttttggattgcacaaaagaaaagttcaCCTAACTTTAATTACCACATGCCTCACGGTAAAAGCAGAAACACTGATGCAATGaatgtgaccttttttttcctcagaaGATGTGAACTTATCAAAGGAGGACAGGTAAACGGCGTACAATTGTGTGTTGTCAAATTAACAAGCATGATTTCTTTCTGCAGAGAGCAAAACTGTCATGATGCAGGACACTCCTACCACCTTCATGGACTGCGCTGCGGTCTTCAAGTCAGGAAACACCCAAAGTGGAGTCTACACTCTCACATTACCCAACACTACAATAGAGGTTAAGGTAAAGTCATTCTGTTAAATTGATTCAGACTAGATGTATTGTTCAGTATTGTGTTTGAAGGCAATGTTCTCAGACTTCCATTAATGACGCATGCTTGAGCTAAAACTGTGATCTCCTTAGAAACTTTTCAGCAAATAAGACTTTGACTTAAATGCTGCATCTCTTCCTTACAAATTAACATTTGGTTTTGACCAACTCAAATACGACGGCATTGTCAAATTACAAATGAGGATGAATTCTTTACAGAGCATTCATTTTGAAGTATCGATTGCAGCAACTCCTTTTACCTTGTGTTTGAAGGCTTTCTGTGACAtggaaacagaaggaggagggtGGACCGTACTACAAAAACGCTTTGACGGCCATGTTGACTTTCACCGAACGTGGCAAGAGTACAGAAAGGTAAAAGCAATCGAGAAGAAATTCTTCCCTTAAAATGATACAACCTAGGCTACGGTTTTCATCTCTATTGCACAATACAGTGAGCACTGAAAGTGTTTTAAAAGCCTGGTGAGTCTGCTCTGTAAGAGGCAACTACAAACACGGCTGCTTTTCATGAAAATTATGCAAGCAACATTTTGAAATCACTATAGTTTGCCAACTTTCAAGCACCAGATTTAATATTATATCTAATATTTCTACAAGTGCATCTGAAACTGTGCTTaacatttgtaataaaaaagGGGACTAGATTATTCCCAACAATAAACCAGCACTGTCAACTTCAAGTAGGAGATTAATGGGCCAAcacttttacaaaaaataatctTAAATCCCGACAAAGCAATCATTACAGAGGAAGGCATTCATACACTTTCCTTTATCCCGACCACAATGTTCACCTGGCATACTTTCTTATCAATATCTCAATATGAACGTGAATAtgtttgattgttttgtgtAACTGCTGAAAGTATTTCAAGTATTCTGATTttagtttcaggaaaaaaaaaactttcagtGGAATAGCAAAGACATGTACACAGTAGTCCTGTCTGTTTGCTGCTTTGCTAAGGGACAAAGCAACCTACAAACAACAAGGTttaattgcatttcttttgtgtcCTTTACAGGGGTTTGGAGACCCCTCAGGTGAATTCTGGTTAGGCAATGAGTTTGTCTCCAGACTGACAATTCAACGGTCCAACCATCTCAGGATCCAGCTGAGTGACTGGGAAGGAAACTCTGGATTCTCACAGTACGACCAGTTTTCCCTCGAAGGTGAAGCACAAAATTACAGGTACGTTGTACTGACAACATCAAAGAAGCAAGCGTGTCAGATGCTCGTCTGCAATTCTGTTTGAAGCCAACATTTTATTACGGGCAAAGAAGCTGATCAGCAAATAATGCATCTCCCTGACAACAGTGCTTTTGAAGTGTGCAATCCTGAACACATACCAACAACTGGTGTCAAGGAGCGTAAAGCGCAGCCCAAAACTCAAAGTCTTGAAATTATTATGAAGGAATTAACAACTCTCTTAGTAACAACATTCAGAGGCAACAGTAACAGAGCACACTCTTGAGCACATCAAAAGCATCTCTAAAGCACCATCTTTAGAAGAACTCATGTAGTGTCAtggccatttatttaatttaggaATATTTTCCCAAAGCTAAAAACATAATGGCTGTAACTTTCTAATCATATGAATGTGTTCTTGGACCGTATCACACATATGTTTATCACCTGAAACCTACTTTAGAGAAAACAAGCTCATGGTCATAAATGTTGACCTCCGActacttttttaaaagcaaaacacattATAGAAATTCCTCTGGATGGTTCTTTGCTGTATACGACTGGCTACTTCCTGATACTGACATTCTGGCATCAGcccaaagaaaatgtaataaaactgGTCAGTGTTTGACAAATAGGAAATACATGAAATGTCTTGGATGTCTAACATTCGGGCTGCACATCTTGGCAATAACACAATCTCCagaagtcttttcttttctgaacCTAAGCTGATTTCAGGAGTGGAATGGATACTTCCTTTGAATTTGACAAACAGACCTTGAAATACTCCAATTCAACACAGTTCTTTTCGGGTCTTAAGTCTACTCGACTATGACCAATTAGGTCTCCAGTTAGTTGGCTCAGTAATTCCAAATAACTCCTACAAAGAAGCTATACATTAAGCACAATGCGAATTCTTCaggaaaaaatgtaaatagcATGACAACATATGAAACCACTAAGCTGCTTGTGAAAATCATAAAGAGAACAAAATTGTGATGCAAATAGCACGTACTTTAGTCCTTATGGCAAAACCACAGATCCAGTTCAGTTAGATCCAGCATTAGAGAAGCTATGGCCAAACTGTATAAGTGAGTTGGACGTTGCCTTTTGAGGAACACCAATCACagacttcctcctccttttccttcatttttccttttccattCTACAGGATACACCTTAAAGGCTTCAGTGGAACAGCAGGCAAAATAAGCAGCATCGGCCAGCCAGGAAGTGATTTCAGTACAAAGGATGCCGACAACGACAAATGTGTTTGCAAATGTTCACAACTGACAACAGGGGGTAAGAAACACAATTGTAACTTGTGCTTTTGAATATTTGTGCTTGTCAGGAAAATACAAATATCAGGATTTGTGTGGAACAAATTTCCACCCACACAAATCTTGGCACTTGCCACAGAAATCTTCAAGGGCATTTTAAGGGCTCCCGTACTTTTGTGGTCAGGTCAAAGAGCACAATTAGCTCAGAGTTAATCACTGATCAACTCATTGGGGAATTTAGCCCCTACAATGGCTGACATTAATAGCCTGGGAACAGAgctttcccttctctcctcttggGACTTAAAGGACCTCCTCCATTCCCTTGAAAGTGACTCTGCTGCCAGAAGTTTGTCTCTAAccctctcccttttttcccatGAGAGACCCCTCACAGGAGACTCCATATGCACATTATGCTCAATGGTGACTGAGTGGCACTGACCCAGTGAAAAGAGTAAAGCAGGATCTGCCATTACAAACATGAAGCTGCCTGTTTTGAATGAACTAAAGTTGTAATGAATGTACTGAAGCTGTAAGAACATTAATAATGTCAAACCATATTTTGAACCCTATTCATTGTATATTTTTGACTGAAATATTAGGTTTCTTGATCGCTGATTACAGACATACATGCTATTCCTATGGACTACATATGACAACCCAGTTATTACTGCTGAGCAAAACACAGAATCCAGAGTCTTAAAGATATAAACCAAGTTATCAGTCAGTCTCTTCCTAGCACACACTGATACAAAAGGGTGTGTGTCCACGATAAGTGACAAGAGCAGTAGCAATTTTACTGTCACATCCAATTAGATGCTGCCAAATGTGAATTAGCTGCCTTGACACCATGACACTTACAGAAGAGTGTGTACTGCCACTTTTTTCACAAGAGGCTTCCAGCTGCTCGTGTGATGCCAAATTAAGGATTAAGTTACAGCTGCAAGTGCAAAGTGAATAGTGCATTAATGCTGTTCATTAAATAGAAGCCAAATAACCgctttattaaatatgtatttaatgctTGTTTGTTCTTTGAAATCTCAATTACTCATATATGGAGTAGATACTAAAGCTTTttaaactcaaggcttcagGTTTTACAAGTGTAGGCAAGTCTGCAGATGGCACAGTTTACAAAGCCGGCATACGTCtactattttaatttgtttgagtTTGCTACAAGTTTAAGTTAAGATGGTTTAATTCTAAAAAGGAGCTTTACAGTTTGTAATATATGAGTACATTCTATAGCTTTGCCCTGTGACCATGAAACATTTAGACACGAGTCGCGTATGAAAGAGCCCACCAAACTCGGCCTTCCTTAAAACCGGTCACTGTATCACACTGTAGAAAAGACTGCAAACACCATCCCTGTCCCGCACAGAGTTGCTTGCATTATCCTCTTTAACAACATatacatttaacacattttgttttaatgttctaGGTTGGTGGTTTGATGCCTGCGGTCCGTCCAATTTGAATGGGATGTATTACCAGCAAGGCCAAAACTCAAATCGCTTCAATGGAATCAAATGGTACTACTGGAAAGGCTCGGGCTACTCACTGAAGTCCACGACAATGATGATCAGACCAGCAGACTTCTCAGGTTCCCATTGAACCGTCACTCTCAGAATAAACAAACCGGGTGAGAAATTATGTCTGACAAACAGCAACATACAACACAACCAAAAATAAGAAGTATCAAGTAAACCAAAGCACTTCATGAACATATTTTACATACTTTTGGAAAAAGACatattttgtgcatttttatgtttaataatttaaatcaaaTGGGTTGTTGCAAGAAATTGTTACATATGGACTGTCAAAATGACAAATAGCTATAGTGAAACTATGTATGACTGTGGTATGTATAGATTACTATGGGTATAGTAATTACACTGGGAAATCTAGCTCATCAAACAGAAGATTAAAATGTGACATAATGAAATGGATGATGATTTTTATTTAGTTCAATCATCATCCATTTCATTGTTTTGAATAACAGCTGCCtatgtcattgtaaaaaaaggACACTATGGTACAACATGCAGATGTCGTACCATAgtctaaaatgaaaatgtaaaaaatgccACAGAAAATGTTTCTCTACagataatgttgtttttctgaGAATGTATGTACATTTGTTGTTTAATTTATATGTAGATTTATAAGaagttttatatttaacattgtaTACGAGGGAAATTCAAGTCCTAGCTAGTTAACAATTTCATTGCACATTCACACTAGGAGGAATTCTTTTGATATAATTCTGCAGTACCTTTCCACATGCTCATACATGACGATTCTCTTTTCGCAGTATTTTGggaatgtatttctttatttatgttatgtttCTTTTGAAGCTTCAACAAGCAACATTTATGATAAATCTGTGATAGTAAGGAAGCTACATTTCTGAATTATTTGTAATGCTCTACCAGCTGTTATGTAGTTGAACATTAAACACAAGGCAGAGAGCTTAAGACATAAGCCTCAACTCTAAACTCCTTTCCCACAACAGTCCTGTTCTACACTTTAACAATGCACAGCCTGGTGAATGCACAATTGCCAGAGCACCACATATTGTTCAGTAATGTCTATTTtcaagaacaaaataaaaattctaAATGTTCAAAAGTTTCATTTCTTGTCATTGCTTTTAGGTCACTAAAACAGTTCACCTACACATTTCACATGTAATCCCCACATTTTAAGAAGAGTGCAATAGGCATAGCTAATAGTGGGCAATGTGGATAATATCCTTTATCACAGTTCATGTGATTTAGATTTATGCAGCGTTGTGACAGTCAATTGGGGTTCAATGGGAATGTCTTGTTTTTGGCTAATTCAGCAAACTAGATACCTGAAAAATCAAGGAACAGTACTACATCAGATTAATCCAATACAGCTGTAAATTAGTCTTGATCATTGGTAACATTGGTAACATGTAGGTGTtggtccttttattttttactaattGTATCTTTATTTGAACAGAAGCATTTAATATGTCTTTATTTATCCATGATGGTCCCATTGAGATGTAAATAAAAATTCACTGTGAAAATTGTCTGTTTAAACTGTAGTTTCTAAAGTATTGCAACCGAAGGGAACATCGCGGTCCACAGGCTACAGAAActagataaaaaaagaaaggttgcCAACCGCTGGGTGTGCAGTAAGAGCAAAGGAATGATAAACGGCCGCAGGGACATGCAATTTAAAGAAGGAAAATGTGTTGACATGCCTTCATACCCAACGTCTACACTCGTGGTAGCAGGAGCCGACAGAGATTCATGAATGACGAGTTCAGGAAGAGGCAACATTCACAGTTCACACAGGATGCTTCAGGAAAAACAAGCCAACTGAAAATGGATGACTGGCAATGAAAATGTGTAGGTTTCCATCCAACTCCTTGGCTTTAGTTTTACGAGCCTTTATTAGTTTTGAGTATCCAAAAGGGGCATTGCAAATATAATTTATACTGTatttggggcgactatgggtcagtggttagcatgcccgtctttcaatcaaggggttggtagttcaatccccgccctagtcgatgtgtccttgagcaagacacttaaccctgcattgctccccgtagctgtgtctacggtgtataatgtaaagtgtctttgagtatcttgaaaagcactatataaattaaatggattattattattattattattatgattgatacacagaaaaaaatataattagaaaacttacattttattttttaatttaaaagaaaccTGTAAAAGAAGTTTATTAAAGTGAAGCGTGGATCTAAGCTTTGCACTGCAGTCCAGGACTAAATAATACTTAATTAATATAGTTAATACTAATAATTGACATACAATATTAAATCTACAGGCTTCTACATGATTTCTTTCACATTCAGAATGTAATATAAAGGCAAAGGCATAAAGAACCTTATTATCTGTTAATTTAATGtcatataatattaattaaaaactttGATTAGTGCCATGAAATAAAAgtatgaaattaaatgtatctGGGAAAACATAATGAAGGTTAATGCTGGCAGTACTCGTGTGTTAGACACTTTTACTGTCTTACTAAAGTAGAATTGGTTCTCACCTGTGCTGCAGGAAATTGGTCTGAAAGTTCATATGGTTCCTCTGGAATCCACTGCCTTTGCTCCAAGCACCACAGGATCTACTCCggagaaatgtaaacacaagatAGTAAGACACTTaattatcattttaaatacTATCATATAATGGcttaaaaacacatacaaactaCACACCCATTCAAATGACAGGATCCAGCAGCCACGAGCTATGCCCAACAGAATATTGAGGGTCCGCCGGTGACCCCCAGACACAACATGAGTTGTGCTCTCACAAACTCGGTCAACGATTGAAAAACCACCCAGTGCCGTCACCACCTGAACCAACGTGTTCTGCTTCCTACAAGAGGTGAACAGAGTAGAAGGCATCCAACATAAATGCTTAAACAAGATGTAGTTTTTTACCTGCTTTCTCACCAATGCATTCAAACTGTCGTGAGCAATCTATGGCTGTTGACATGTATCTTAAGACCAACAGTTTGAAATGTTTGTACTTACTCAGTGGGCATGCTTGTCATGACCAATGTTTTCATAGCCTGAAACAAAGATAAATACACAACACTTATGACAGGATAAAACAATTTCTTAACCAAATGTATCTTTACCTTATGATCATGAAAACTTTTATGAACTGATATTGTGTAAATCAAATTAAACCCGTATGCAATATGCTCTTAATGATAAATGAGTCTGTGTTCAATGCTTTCACACCTATCTTATTTTTGGGAAGTAGTTCTTAGGCTCTAGTGTGTTCCCCGTTGTCTGGTGTAGGTAAACAAGTAAACATATGTGGAACAGATTTGGCTAGATTGTTTTCTCGGCTTGTGTTTGTAGGACTGAAATCTGTGAACTTTATGTAGATAAAATCTATACTTTAAACTAGCCATAACACTACCATTGATAACACAGTatctattaataaaaaaaggccTCAAAGACACTGGGAAATGTAATGCATGTCTGTTTCTTGTGGGTGTAAGTATTGTGAGCTAGTTTGTTGAACGATACAGAACTGAACAGGTACAATTATAAGGATTCACCAGCCAAACAGGCCGTGCACTTTCAACAACCCTGCCGGATGTATAACTACGTAGAGACCAAAAAGGAAATCAAACACCAAGGCCATGAGTGGAGAAAAACATATTCAGAGCCACCGAAACGGAACTGTAAATGTGTAGCCTGAGGACAGTGGTCCATCCAGCCTCTACTTTGGCCCCAAAACAGCGAGCCATCATCGAAACAAACACCTGAGGAGCAGATACAGACCACCGGGCGCTTCCTGCCACACTGATATATACTGATATCTGGTCCCCCAGCTGGAAGTTAGGGTTAAGGCCTGCTGCACACAGTGGTGCCAAAACGGTCCAACGGTCCCTCCCACACCATCATCACATTGTCCCAGATAAGCCAGTTGGGAAGTCATTGAGGTGGTTACCATCACCCCGTGGCTGCTACTCCTCGGTTGTCCTGACAGAAGTTTTCTTCAAAAGGATGTTTTGATAGTTCACTTTGTTAATGGTCTCTTCTAACACCTCAGAAATGCCAAAAGCTGACAAGAAAATCTGCTCATTTTTGGGTCTTTCAAACTAAGTCAAACAACTCAAAACATGGGCAGCTATTCTAAAGCTATCCTCAAAGGGGACTTtggcagcaaaacaaaaaacacaggcaTTGAAAAATGAGTTGGACATTACGAGCCTCTGACAAAGAGCTGGTGTGAACTGCAGCACAAGCGCTACCAGCACAAATGAAGGAAATCTTTACTATGAGTGAGTCTCCATGAGGGCTGCTGAAATGGGCCTAAGAGAGATGAGGATACTGAGTCTCTGCAAAGATTGAGGTCATTTGAAGCTGTGagagacaataaaaaataaaattaaacatatttaaaaaatccaaaTAACCACTTGTAACAACTGAAGATCACCTTGCATTGAGAAATACAATGGAGACACACATGATCAGATAACATGCTTTGTCAACTCAGTCAAAGCAACTTCTTCTGACTCTTGGCTATTTCAGAAGGAATATTACGCTCAAAAGGATTTATGAAAAACActgactttatttaaataaatcataattagGTTGAGAGGATTGAGAGTAGAGAGATGGAATTGGGAGAGTGATGGGAAATAACATCAAAATGAGCctaaataatgttaatatttgCATTAAATGCATGTAATCTACCAGCTTTAGATTTCAATGTTTTCAGagttactttttttgtttttgtttttactctaaCCATTTCAATGGCTTCAGCCCATTTGCTTGCTGTTTATACAATTCCTGTTCTCAAAGTCGAGCAACAGGAATTGCATCATTGCGCTTTCAAAGACCGGTGAGCCCTGCAGGTGTGACCTCCAACAGCTATGATGGATGTGCTTTCTGATACCGCCTCACATTAGAACATTAATCTATTATCAGGATCTTTACAGAACTACATAACAACTATCATCATCGCTGTAATCAGGCTACAAAAAAGTCACCCCATGACAGATCTCTGGGGGAGATGACGTCATGTTTGGCTTTGTTTCAACTAAAGCTTGTTGAGGTTACCAGCGTAACGAAAACAGAGTCCAGGTGCATTTCACAAGCAAGGAAGTTGTACGCTACCATCAGAGGCAAAACACAGGAAGCCCTCCGGACCAGACAGAACCTCTTGACTAGCTGCGTCAAACGCCTACAGCTATGGAAGTGTGTGACCAAATGGAGGAAATACTTAAAAAAGAATGACACACTACTGATGTTTCGCTTACTTCCCGGACTTCCTAAATTACAGAAAACCATGAACGTCAGGAATTTTGTCAAATTCTGCAGCTGCAAAAGATTCTGAGGATAAATGAAGTAGAACCCAAGTCAATTAAGAAagtgtgaaaaacacaaacaaattgtATCTAGGTCAAAGTGAACCACCTGCCAACATCAAAACGGTTGACGAAAGTATGTACATGACTAAATGGgagatatttaattaaaattgtgCAATCCCATGTTGCAACAGTATCTTTAATGAATCAGTAAGTGTCCCACTAGTGACTTATACTCAGATCATCCTGTTGTTGCAGTCCCACAAGGAAATGtacatcaatacattttttttaggtAAATTTCCTGATTCTTTCCAAAAGAAATCTTGAAATTCAATCATCAGAATGAATACTTAAGACTAAAAACAATCATGATGTCCTCTTACCTTTGTTTGGTTAACCATATTCTGAAAACTAAAGCTGGCTTTTTTATTGTGATATTCTTCTTTGCCTTCTGTTAAACCAGCTGCAACTGTACGCACATTTCCTCCACCTACatttgaaaacaagaaaaacaattgaaaacagtgggggggcgggggttcACTCAAGCTATCACACCGCAGTCACTGTCTTGTGTGTATGTTGATCTCTCATCTCTTCATTACATCTGCCTTAAAACgtaaaatgcatatttaaactaCTTACTACCACTTCACTACTAACAGATAAGTAACACACGACTCACTTCAATTTATTAGgattaaacacattaaaatcattcattattttaaagaataaagtTAACTCTTGACATATTCTCAGGTCTCGATGTGTTTTAAGATAAAAACATCTTTTTGATAAGATATTCGTGGTCGAATTTGACACTAAATCACAGGTTGTTTAAACATCAAATCTCAGTTGTTCATGTGTTCTGATACAGTAAGCCTCTTTTACATCAGAAATGTAATCAAAAAGTCTTAGATTGTAATAACGATCCATTGACAGTCAGGTCTGATTTTCCACCGCTAACTCTCTCCAGTTTCAAAACGACTTATACTGTTCAGAATCTTGGAGAGCTAAACCCATCTATCAAATACTGATAAACAAATGCACCGGCAGATAAAGCTTAGAATTCGCCTaatttgcatgtctttgtattGTTAGAGGAAACAGAGACAAATGGGAGAACATGTCTCAAACTCTGTATTAAACCAAATTCATAATCTTAATTACAAATTAAGTcttgaaaagacaaaaacataaagAATATTACGAGAATATTCATATGAAAAGGCCTCATTTAGTTACAttgaagtgttttctttattattctttttaaaatg from Cyclopterus lumpus isolate fCycLum1 chromosome 15, fCycLum1.pri, whole genome shotgun sequence carries:
- the angpt2a gene encoding angiopoietin-2a isoform X1 yields the protein MKMLNVDLLVLSFCLGLGTGYSAVAKRPYQIQNGPCSYTFLLPEQENCQTQSSNYAVQKDGPEDNEESAQRLEQLEIIMENNTQWLLKLENYIQDSMKQDMVQLQQTAVHNHTATMIEIGTNLLSQTAEQTRKLTNVEAQVIHHSTRLERQLLENSLSTNKLEKQLIIQTNDISKLNDKNSFLEKKVDEMEEQRQVERKMLRDEKEQLQALILRQTAIIGELELQLLKVSSNNTGLQRQQQELLDTVNNLIHTISVSSARESKTVMMQDTPTTFMDCAAVFKSGNTQSGVYTLTLPNTTIEVKAFCDMETEGGGWTVLQKRFDGHVDFHRTWQEYRKGFGDPSGEFWLGNEFVSRLTIQRSNHLRIQLSDWEGNSGFSQYDQFSLEGEAQNYRIHLKGFSGTAGKISSIGQPGSDFSTKDADNDKCVCKCSQLTTGGWWFDACGPSNLNGMYYQQGQNSNRFNGIKWYYWKGSGYSLKSTTMMIRPADFSGSH
- the angpt2a gene encoding angiopoietin-2a isoform X2 — encoded protein: MENNTQWLLKLENYIQDSMKQDMVQLQQTAVHNHTATMIEIGTNLLSQTAEQTRKLTNVEAQVIHHSTRLERQLLENSLSTNKLEKQLIIQTNDISKLNDKNSFLEKKVDEMEEQRQVERKMLRDEKEQLQALILRQTAIIGELELQLLKVSSNNTGLQRQQQELLDTVNNLIHTISVSSARESKTVMMQDTPTTFMDCAAVFKSGNTQSGVYTLTLPNTTIEVKAFCDMETEGGGWTVLQKRFDGHVDFHRTWQEYRKGFGDPSGEFWLGNEFVSRLTIQRSNHLRIQLSDWEGNSGFSQYDQFSLEGEAQNYRIHLKGFSGTAGKISSIGQPGSDFSTKDADNDKCVCKCSQLTTGGWWFDACGPSNLNGMYYQQGQNSNRFNGIKWYYWKGSGYSLKSTTMMIRPADFSGSH